The window CGGCTGCTCGACGCCGTCATCATTGATCACTTTCAGCGTGGTGCCCGGCACCGGCAGACCGACCGTGCCGATGCGCGACTGGTCGCCGTACGGGTTGGTGCAGGCCACCGGCGAGGTTTCGGTCAGGCCGTAGCCTTCGGTGATGCGGCAACCGGTCAATTGCTCCCAGCGTTCAGCGGTGGCCTTGACCAGCGCGGTGCCGCCGGAGTTGGTGAGCTTGAGGCTGGAGAAGTCCAGGGTCTTGAAGTCCGGGTGGTCCATCAGCGCGACGAACAGCGTGTTCAGCCCCAGCAACGCCGAAAAGCGCCAGTTTTTCAGTTCCTTGATGAAGCCACCGATGTCGCGCGGATTGGTGATCAGCACGTTGTGGTTGCCGGTCACCATCATGCACATGCAATTCGCCGTGAATGCATAGATGTGGTACAGCGGCAGCGGCGCGATCATCACCTCTTTCCCTTCGCGCAGCAGCGGTTGGCCATCGGCCGCAAACTGACTCAGGCAAGCGCGCGCCTGCTGCATGTTCGCCACCAGGTTGCCGTGGGTCAGCATCGCGCCCTTGGCCAGGCCGGTGGTGCCGCCGGTGTATTGCAGCACCGCGATGTCATTGAGGCCGGCGCTCAGCGGCTTGATCCCCAGGCCTCGGCCCATGCGCAGCGCACTTTTGAAGGAAATGGCCTGGGGCAAGGAATAGGCCGGGACCATTTTCTTGACCTTGCTCACCAGCGTATTGACCAGCCAGCCTTTGGCGGCGGGCATCAGGTCGCCCATCTTCGCTTCGATCAAGTACTGGATGTCGGTATCGGGCAGCACTTCCTGGACTTTCTGCCCGAACATGTTCAGGTATACCAGCGCCCGGGCGCCGGAATCCTTGAACTGGTGACGCATCTCCCGCGCGGTGTACAACGGATTGGTGTTGACCACGATCAGCCCGGCGCGCAAAGCGCCGAACACGGCGATCGGGTATTGCAGGACGTTGGGCATCTGCACCGCGATGCGATCCCCCGGCACCAGGTCGGTGTGGGCTTGCAGGTAACCGGCGAACGCTGCGCTGTAGCGTTCCAGTTCGGCGTAGGTCAGGGTGACGCCCATGTTGCTGAACGCCGGGCGGTCAGCAAATTTCTTGCAGGAACGCTCGAACACCTCGATGACCGACTTGTATTCCGCGACATCGATGTCCAGCGGAACGCCGGCCGGGCGTTTGTCATTCCAGAAATCAGGTTGCATTGTTCTTGTCCTCTTTACCTGAACCTATCCGGGGCCGCTGGTCTGTCATTTCAAAAACAGAGAGCGGAGCTTCACGGACACTAGCAGCTATGGCGAATCAGGCAAATATGGGTAACGGCGTCATTGACCGTGTGAATCTTCCTGCCGTGGCGTGGGCTGATGCCAGCCTCGGAATGAGCTATACAATGCAACCAACTCGCGCCACCTGCATGGAAAGGAATCGCCATGATCCACGACACGTTCTGGCTGACCACCAGTGACCGCAGCCGTCTCTTCGTCAACCAGTGGCTGCCAGCCGGCGACCTCAAGGCCGTGATCCTGCTCGCTCACGGCATGGCAGAACACAGCGGCCGCTACGCGCGTCTGGCAGAAAAACTCTGCGATCAGGGCTACGGTGTTTATGCGCCGGATCAGCGCGGACATGGCAAAACTGCCGAAAACGGGACGCTGGGCCATTTCGCCGACAGCGACGGTTGGGCCAAAGTGGTGGGCGACCTCGCGTGCCTCAACCAGCACATCGGCCAGCAGCACCCCGGCGTGCCGATCGTGCTGCTCGGCCACAGCATGGGCAGCTACATCGCCCAGGCCTATCTGCTGCATCACAGCGCCAGCCTGCACGGTGCCGTTCTCAGCGGTTCGAACTTCCAGCCTGTGGCGCTTTATCGCGCGGCACGTCAGATTGCACGGCTCGAACGCCTGCGCCAGGGCCCCAAGGGACGCAGTGCGCTGATCGAATGGCTGTCGTTCGGCTCATTCAACAAACAGTTCAAACCGGCGCGCACCCGTTTCGACTGGCTCAGCCGCGACCCGGCGGAGGTCGATCTGTACGCAAACGACCCGCTCTGCGGCTATCGCTGCACCAATCAAATGTGGATCGATTTGCTCGGTGGGTTGCAGCAAATCAGCAAAGCGTCCAATCTCGCTCAGATCGATCCCGGCCTGCCGTTGCTGGTGATTGGCGGCGAATGTGATCCGGTGAGCGAAGGCAAACGTCTGAAAGATCTGGCCGACGCCTTGCGCGAGGCCGGCAGCCAGAGCCTGCAACTGACCATTTACCCGCAGGCGCGGCATGAACTGTTCAACGAAACCAACCGCGATGAAGTGACCGCCGATGTGCTGGCCTGGATCAACCAGACGCTGAGCAATCCCCGGCCACACCGAACCGAATAGTTTTTTGTGAATTTTTTTATTCGTCACAGGAATTGAGACAGATGACCCAGGTTACCAACACCCCTTACGAAGCCCTCGAAGTCGGCCAGACCGCCAGCTTTAGCAAGACTGTCGAAGAGCGCGACATTCAGTTGTTCGCCGCGATGTCGGGCGACCACAACCCGGTGCACCTGGATGCCGAATACGCCGCCAGCACCATGTTCAAGGAACGCATTGCCCACGGCATGTTCAGCGGTGCGCTGATCAGCGCCGCAGTCGCCTGCGAGTTGCCTGGGCCGGGCACCATCTACATCGGTCAGCAAATGAGTTTTCAGAAGCCGGTGAAGATTGGTGACACCCTGACAGTGCGTCTGGAAATCCTCGAGAAACTGCCGAAATTCCGCGTGCGCATTGCCACTCGCGTATTCAACCAGCGCGAAGAATTGGTGGTGGATGGTGAGGCGGAAATTTTGGCGCCGCGTAAGCAGCAGTCTGTGACGCTGACCGAGTTGCCGGAAATCAGCATCGGTTAAACGATCAGCCAAAAATAATGTGGGAGCGAGCCTGCTCGCGATAAGGACCTGACATTCAACATCGATGTTGACTGATCTGGCGCTATCGCGAGCAAGCTCGCTCCCACAGTTTTTACCGGCCTGGCTTACGAACGTGCGCGAGCCTGGTTACGCAGCGCTTTCACCTGATCATGATTGCGTTGCACGCCATGGTACTGGCGCTCAACGATGTCACGAATGCCCACCAGGTTGTGCTTGTTGATTTTCTCCATGGCGTCCCGATAAGCCTTCAGTGCATGGTCTTCACCACGCTCGGCTTCATTGAGTACCGCCTCTTCGTCCTTGCCGGTGAACATCGACTTCACGTCGACCCAGCGACGGTGCAGGTCGCCGCTGACACTGGTTGAAGTTTCTGGATCGCCACCCATCGAACGCACGGCACTCTGCAATTCCGACGCAGCGGCTGCACAGTCAGCGGAACGTTGCACGAACAGGGTTTTGAGTTCAGGGTGCTTGATGTCTTCAGCGCAAGTCTTGAACCCTTCCTGACCGTCTTTGCTGGTTTCAATCAGGTCGTTGAGTACAGAGATCGCTTCTTTATTCATGTCGGTCATTTTTCAATTCCTTGCGGTTGATGAAAGATGACTTACTCATTGCAGAGCGCATGCCAGCTTGGAAACGATTAATTTCCTGATATTTTTCAAATAGTTAACTTTATACAGAAAATCTGTATCCGTTTTTTTTGCATGATCTGTCAATTGGCCTGCATGCAGAATGCCTGTATTTTCCAGACTGACCGAATCAAGACGACTGCGTGATGAACCCTGAAAAGCTCGAACTGCTGATAACCCGCGAAATGCCCTTTGGCAAATACAAGGGCCGCATCATCGCGGACTTGCCGGGCCCCTACCTGAACTGGTTCGCCCGCGAAGGTTTCCCCCATGGCGAATTGGGCGGCTTGCTGGCCCTGATGCAGGAAATCGACCACAACGGTTTGTCGGAACTGCTCGAACCGCTACGTGCCAAACATGGCAAACCCGCGCCTCTCCACTGATTCATTAATCCCGCCTCCGATTGAGTAGCCCATGCCCGACAATACCCGCCGCGCCCGAGATGAAGCCTTTTGGCGGACCTTTGCCGATCGCTACGATTTGCAACCGGGCCCGATCAATCTGGAAAACGGTTACTTCGGGCGCATGTCGCGCACGGTGGTCGAGGAATATCAGCGCAACATCGAACTGATCAATCGCGGTAATTCGGTTCATGTGCGCCAGCGTTTCGAACAGGGCGAGAGCGTGAAGATCCAGGCGCAGGTGGCCAAGCTCATTGGCATGCCCGGCGAGAGCATCGCCCTCACCCGCAACGCCTCCGACGGTTTGCAATCGTTGATCCGCAATTACAATCGGCTGCAACCGGGCGACCAGGTGCTGATCTGTGATCTGGAATACGACACGGTAAAGAGCGCCATGCGCTGGCTGGCACGTCATCGCGGTGTCGAAGTGATCGAGATCGATCATACGCACCCCGCCAGTTTCGACAGTTTGCTGAGCACCTACCGCGAGACCTTCGCCCGATATCCGCGACTCAAGTTGATGACACTGACCCACGTCACCCACCGCACCGGTCTGGTGATGCCGGTGCAAGCGATTGCCGCCGCTGCCAAGGAACATGGCATCGATGTGATCCTCGACGGCGCCCACGCGCTGGGCCAGTTCGAATTCGACCTTGATGAACTGGGCATCTCTTTCGCCGCCTACAACCTGCACAAGTGGATCGGTGCGCCGCTGACCCTTGGCTTTCTCTACATCGCCCCCGAGCGCCTTGCGGACATCGACCCGGACATGGGCGAAATGCATTTCCCGATCACCGACATTCGCGCCCGCACGCCATACAGCACACCGAACATCCCGGCGTTGCTGACCCTGCCGTTGGTGCTCGAAGAGCATTGGGCCATGGGTGGTTCGCCCGCCAAAGGCACGCGTCTCAACTACCTGCGTAACCTGTGGGTCGGAGCAGTGCGCGAAGTGCCGGGCATCGAAGTCCTGACCCCGGACGATCCACGGCTGTATTGCGGCATCACGGCGATGCGTTTTACTGCACATGCCGATCAACAAGTGATGGTCGAGCGACTGCTCAACGAATACAACCTGTTCACCGTGGTACGCAGCGGCGCGGCGTGTGGTCCGTGCATCCGGATTACACCGGGGCTGACCACCACCGCTGACGACATGAAGCGCTTGACCACGGCGCTGATCGAACTGCGCTGACGTCACACGGTGTATTTGTCGAAGTCCTCGGGCCTGATTTGCGTCGACACCGCAAAGGTGTCGATACCGATGGTCATCTGCCCGAAAAATCCGTCCTCATTGGAATCGCGGCCCAGCGTGTGAATCTTCAGGGTCGAGTCTTCCCCGCCCATGGTGGTGTAAAAGTAATCCTGATCGTTGGTCAATGCTGTCGCGGCCCGGCCGCTGTATTGGCGGCTGCCGAGCACCGAGCGCGAGGCCACTTCGGGAAAGTACAGTTGCCCCACCCAGGCCACGTGCCGTTCTTCGAGATAGTTGTTGCCCGAGGTGATTCGCACGGCGACATGAATATGCAGGGCGCGCCCGGCATAGAAACCCGGAAAGATGCTGGTAAAGCGTACGTTGCCCGACTTGTCGGTGAACTGCCCGCCACGCAAGTACGTGTCGTCGTCGGTTCGCGGGATCGCGCCGATATCGCCGACGTCGGCTTCAAGGTCCGGATTGATTTTGCTCCAGCCCGAATAGAACCCACGCGCATTGCAGTGCCAGATATCCACCAGCGCGTCAGTGACCGGTTGAGCGGTCATGGCATCGACGATTTTCAAGCGCAGCACCAACGGAATGCCGTCGGCGCCTTCGCTGATGTTGCGGCGGATCAGTTTCGGATTGCGGAAGTACGGCCCGGCGATCTGCTCCGGGGAAAGCAGGTAAACGGGTGATGCTGAGGTGTAGGCGTCCATGACGTTCTCTCTTCCATAAGATGAACGCAGGCTAGCACTGGTCGATTCAGGGGGTGCGGTAACTATGTATCGCAGGATGTCCTTGTGGAGGCATCGTTTTTTGGGGCAAAAAAAAACGGTGCACCGACCAAGCGCACCGTAAAGCCGTAGAACACACAACGAAGTGTCGGGTGAAGCGATCAGTCCAGCAGCGCCAATGCCTCGGCGGTGCATTCCTGAATGCGGGCCCAGTCGCCGTTCTTGATCCACTCCGGATCAAGCATCCAGCTACCGCCCACGCACATGACGTTTTTCAGCGCCATGTAGCTCTTGATGTTGGCCGGACCGACGCCGCCGGTCGGGCAGAATTTCACTTCGCCGAACGGGCCGCCCAGGGCCTTGATGGCTGCGACGCCGCCGCTGACTTCCGCCGGGAACAGCTTGAAGCGGCGATAGCCCAAGCCGTAGCCTTCCATGATGCCCGAGGCATTGCTGATGCCCGGCAACAGCGGAATCGGGCTGGCGACGCTGGCTTCCAGCAGATCGCGGGTGATGCCTGGCGTGACGATGAACTGCGAGCCCGCCGCTTCGGCCGCGGCCAGCATATTGCGATCGAGCACGGTGCCGGCACCGGTCATCAGTTCCGGACGCTGCTCGCGCAGGATCTGGATGGCCTTGAGGCCGAACTGCGAACGCAGGGTCACTTCCAGGGCGGTCAGGCCACCGGCCGCGAGGGCATCGGCCAGCGGCAGGACGTCCTGTTCGCGGGCAATGGTGATCACCGGCAGGATCCGCGCCTTGGCGCAGAGGCTGTCGATCAGGGCAACTTTATCCGCCATGGAAACGGTCGGGGATGGGTTTTTCATAGCGGCTGTTCCTTGGCTCATGGGCACCAGTAAATCTCTAACGTGGGTTGCAGAAAAGCGCGAATCGGCATTGCGGCGACATCGTCACCGGCCAGTGCGGTATTCAGGGTGGTCAGCTTCGACTGACCGGAAATCGACAGAATCTTGTGCTTGGCCGAGGCCAGCAGCGCCCGGGTCATGGTCAGGCGCTGATGCGGCACGGTCGGCGCCAGCATCGGGTAGCAACGACGAATACCATCAGCCTGCAAGGCTTCGGCAAGGTTCGGGCTGTTGGGGAACAGCGACGCGGTGTGACCGTCATCGCCCATGCCCAACACCAACACATCGATCACCGGCAACTCGGAGAGCAAACGGTCGGCGTGATCGGCAGCCTGTTCGAGGTTGGCGCTGGCGCTGTACAGGCTCAGGAATTGAGCCTTGGCCGCCGGGCCTTGCAACAGGTAGCGCTTGATCAGTCCGGCGTTGCTGTCGGCGTGCTCAACCGGCACCCAGCGTTCGTCAGCCAGGCTGACGACCACGTTCGACCAGTCCAGCGCCTGCTTGGCCAGGTGCTGGAAAAAAGCCACCGGGCTGCGGCCACCGGACACCACCAGGGTCGCAGTGCCCTGGGCGTCGATCGCATCGCTCAATTGTTTGGCCACCTTCAGCGCCAGGCCTTCGGCCAGCAGCGTCGGGCTCTTGAACTCATGGGTGCTGACACCCTGAGGCAGTTTCAAATCAGATATCGCCATACCACGACCTCCCATCCCGCGTGATCAGAGCAATGGAGCTCATCGGCCCCCAGGACCCGGCCGCGTACGGCTTGGGCGCATCACCGGATTTTTTCCACCCGGCGATCAACTGGTCACACCAATTCCACGCGGCTTCGATTTCATCTTTACGGACAAACAGGTTCTGATTGCCACGCATCACTTCCAGCAACAACCGCTCGTAGGCATCGGGAATCCGTGCGCTGCTCCAGGTGTCGGAAAAATTCAGCTGCAACGGACCGCTGCGCAGCTGCATGCCTTTGTCCAGGCCTTGATCTTTGGTCATCACGCGCAAGGAAATGCCTTCGTCCGGTTGCAGGCGGATAATCAGCTTGTTGCTGATTTGCAGGCGCTGCTCAGGGGCGAAAATGTAGTGCGACGGTTCCTTGAAGTGGATGACGATCTGCGACAGTTTTTGCGGCATGCGCTTGCCGGTGCGCAGGTAGAACGGCACGCCGGCCCAGCGCCAGTTGCGGATGTCGGCACGCAGGGCAACGAAGGTTTCGGTATCGCTCTGGGTGTTGGAATTGGGTTCTTCCAGATAGCCCGGCACCGCTTTGCCTTCGCTGTAACCGGCGATGTACTGGCCGCGTACCACTTGTGTGGTCAGGCCTTCCGGGCTGATCGGCGCCAAGGCCTTGAGCACTTTGACCTTCTCGTCGCGGATGCTGTCGGCGGACAGGTCGGCCGGCGGGTCCATGGCGATCAGGCAGAGCAGTTGCAGCAGGTGATTCTGGATCATGTCCCGCAGCTGACCGGCCTTGTCGAAGTAGCCCCAGCGGCCCTCGATGCCGACCTTCTCGGCCACGGTGATTTCCACGTGGGAGATGTAATTCTGGTTCCACTGGGTTTCGAACAGGCTGTTGGCGAAACGCAGGGCGATCAGGTTCTGGACGGTTTCTTTGCCCAG of the Pseudomonas sp. MAG733B genome contains:
- the fadD2 gene encoding long-chain-fatty-acid--CoA ligase FadD2; protein product: MQPDFWNDKRPAGVPLDIDVAEYKSVIEVFERSCKKFADRPAFSNMGVTLTYAELERYSAAFAGYLQAHTDLVPGDRIAVQMPNVLQYPIAVFGALRAGLIVVNTNPLYTAREMRHQFKDSGARALVYLNMFGQKVQEVLPDTDIQYLIEAKMGDLMPAAKGWLVNTLVSKVKKMVPAYSLPQAISFKSALRMGRGLGIKPLSAGLNDIAVLQYTGGTTGLAKGAMLTHGNLVANMQQARACLSQFAADGQPLLREGKEVMIAPLPLYHIYAFTANCMCMMVTGNHNVLITNPRDIGGFIKELKNWRFSALLGLNTLFVALMDHPDFKTLDFSSLKLTNSGGTALVKATAERWEQLTGCRITEGYGLTETSPVACTNPYGDQSRIGTVGLPVPGTTLKVINDDGVEQPLGERGELCIKGPQIMKGYWQKPEATNEVLDAEGWFKSGDIAVIDPDGFVRIVDRKKDMIIVSGFNVYPNEIEDVVMAHPKVANCAVIGVPDERSGEAVKLFVVAREAGVSLEELKAYCKENFTAYKVPKHIVLRESLPMTPVGKILRRELRDIA
- a CDS encoding alpha/beta hydrolase, with amino-acid sequence MIHDTFWLTTSDRSRLFVNQWLPAGDLKAVILLAHGMAEHSGRYARLAEKLCDQGYGVYAPDQRGHGKTAENGTLGHFADSDGWAKVVGDLACLNQHIGQQHPGVPIVLLGHSMGSYIAQAYLLHHSASLHGAVLSGSNFQPVALYRAARQIARLERLRQGPKGRSALIEWLSFGSFNKQFKPARTRFDWLSRDPAEVDLYANDPLCGYRCTNQMWIDLLGGLQQISKASNLAQIDPGLPLLVIGGECDPVSEGKRLKDLADALREAGSQSLQLTIYPQARHELFNETNRDEVTADVLAWINQTLSNPRPHRTE
- a CDS encoding MaoC family dehydratase, translated to MTQVTNTPYEALEVGQTASFSKTVEERDIQLFAAMSGDHNPVHLDAEYAASTMFKERIAHGMFSGALISAAVACELPGPGTIYIGQQMSFQKPVKIGDTLTVRLEILEKLPKFRVRIATRVFNQREELVVDGEAEILAPRKQQSVTLTELPEISIG
- a CDS encoding PA2169 family four-helix-bundle protein — protein: MTDMNKEAISVLNDLIETSKDGQEGFKTCAEDIKHPELKTLFVQRSADCAAAASELQSAVRSMGGDPETSTSVSGDLHRRWVDVKSMFTGKDEEAVLNEAERGEDHALKAYRDAMEKINKHNLVGIRDIVERQYHGVQRNHDQVKALRNQARARS
- a CDS encoding DUF3820 family protein produces the protein MNPEKLELLITREMPFGKYKGRIIADLPGPYLNWFAREGFPHGELGGLLALMQEIDHNGLSELLEPLRAKHGKPAPLH
- a CDS encoding aminotransferase class V-fold PLP-dependent enzyme, with the protein product MPDNTRRARDEAFWRTFADRYDLQPGPINLENGYFGRMSRTVVEEYQRNIELINRGNSVHVRQRFEQGESVKIQAQVAKLIGMPGESIALTRNASDGLQSLIRNYNRLQPGDQVLICDLEYDTVKSAMRWLARHRGVEVIEIDHTHPASFDSLLSTYRETFARYPRLKLMTLTHVTHRTGLVMPVQAIAAAAKEHGIDVILDGAHALGQFEFDLDELGISFAAYNLHKWIGAPLTLGFLYIAPERLADIDPDMGEMHFPITDIRARTPYSTPNIPALLTLPLVLEEHWAMGGSPAKGTRLNYLRNLWVGAVREVPGIEVLTPDDPRLYCGITAMRFTAHADQQVMVERLLNEYNLFTVVRSGAACGPCIRITPGLTTTADDMKRLTTALIELR
- a CDS encoding intradiol ring-cleavage dioxygenase, whose translation is MDAYTSASPVYLLSPEQIAGPYFRNPKLIRRNISEGADGIPLVLRLKIVDAMTAQPVTDALVDIWHCNARGFYSGWSKINPDLEADVGDIGAIPRTDDDTYLRGGQFTDKSGNVRFTSIFPGFYAGRALHIHVAVRITSGNNYLEERHVAWVGQLYFPEVASRSVLGSRQYSGRAATALTNDQDYFYTTMGGEDSTLKIHTLGRDSNEDGFFGQMTIGIDTFAVSTQIRPEDFDKYTV
- a CDS encoding bifunctional 4-hydroxy-2-oxoglutarate aldolase/2-dehydro-3-deoxy-phosphogluconate aldolase codes for the protein MKNPSPTVSMADKVALIDSLCAKARILPVITIAREQDVLPLADALAAGGLTALEVTLRSQFGLKAIQILREQRPELMTGAGTVLDRNMLAAAEAAGSQFIVTPGITRDLLEASVASPIPLLPGISNASGIMEGYGLGYRRFKLFPAEVSGGVAAIKALGGPFGEVKFCPTGGVGPANIKSYMALKNVMCVGGSWMLDPEWIKNGDWARIQECTAEALALLD
- the pgl gene encoding 6-phosphogluconolactonase, encoding MAISDLKLPQGVSTHEFKSPTLLAEGLALKVAKQLSDAIDAQGTATLVVSGGRSPVAFFQHLAKQALDWSNVVVSLADERWVPVEHADSNAGLIKRYLLQGPAAKAQFLSLYSASANLEQAADHADRLLSELPVIDVLVLGMGDDGHTASLFPNSPNLAEALQADGIRRCYPMLAPTVPHQRLTMTRALLASAKHKILSISGQSKLTTLNTALAGDDVAAMPIRAFLQPTLEIYWCP
- the zwf gene encoding glucose-6-phosphate dehydrogenase, producing MLSITVEPCTFALFGALGDLALRKLFPALYQLDGAGLLHEDTRIIALAREPGSEQEHLTFIASELRRYVGAKELDEAVVERFLSRLTYLHVDFLKSEDYVALAEMAGSSQRVIAYFATPAAVYGAICENLAKVGLAENTRVVLEKPIGSDLESSRKVNDAVAQFFPENRTYRIDHYLGKETVQNLIALRFANSLFETQWNQNYISHVEITVAEKVGIEGRWGYFDKAGQLRDMIQNHLLQLLCLIAMDPPADLSADSIRDEKVKVLKALAPISPEGLTTQVVRGQYIAGYSEGKAVPGYLEEPNSNTQSDTETFVALRADIRNWRWAGVPFYLRTGKRMPQKLSQIVIHFKEPSHYIFAPEQRLQISNKLIIRLQPDEGISLRVMTKDQGLDKGMQLRSGPLQLNFSDTWSSARIPDAYERLLLEVMRGNQNLFVRKDEIEAAWNWCDQLIAGWKKSGDAPKPYAAGSWGPMSSIALITRDGRSWYGDI